The DNA segment CCCCGATTTCCTGGAGATGTTTGCGCACGACTTGCGGTTGTCCGGGACCGTGCACAGTCAGGAACCATTCATCGGCGTCGGGCGCGCCGACCACCTCGTTGTCGAAACCACCCCGGACGAGCATGCCGGCGACAGAAAACCAGACGTGCCTGACGCGGGACTCGACGGCATCGATGAACACGCCAGCGCCCGCGTCAGTCTGTAGCGCCGCGACCCAGGCCTCGGGATCGGTGAAGGCGCCGGTAAAGCGCCAGTCGTACATGACGCCGCGTCCACCGGAATAGGACCGTCGCTGTACCGAGAACACCGGGTCACCTTCGACATGATGTTCGTTACCCGACCAGGCGGTTGAGGTGGCCTGCGTGAAGGTTTCCTCGCGCGATTTGGACGACCAGAGCTTTTCAAGTTCTTCATGCAGGAGCAGGCCGCAACGAAGTTCTCCGGGGAACACCCAAATGGAAAGCAGCCCCTCGGGCATGGCCTTGGCGCCAAAGCGGATAGGAAACGGAATGGACAGCATGCCGGTATCCGCCTGTGTTGCCGCGCTGGCGACATTGAGGGACAGCTTGCCGGCTTCCGGGGAAAATTTGCCCAGTAGACGCCCAAGCAACACCGCGTGCCGATCGAATCCTCTGAGCAGTTTGTCGAAAAGGTCGACGCGAAGTCCGGATAGCTCCTGATAGTCAGGCATGTTTCACCTCCAGGATATTGACGACGATGCCGCTCCCGCGCCGGTCGGTTGCCCGCACCTGCGTGGTTAAATTCTGTTTCTCCGCCAGCACGGGCAGGTCAAGCCCCTGGCCTTCCGCCCACGCAACATAGGCGCTACCGGCCGGCTTCAAGCGCGCGGGCAACTCATGCATGAACCGCTTGATGAGCTTGCCGTCCGTGTCGATCGCCATCGCGTGGCAAAGACCACCCGGCGCGGCAAAGAGCAGGGGCGCATTGAACACGATTAGGTCCCATTGCCGGCCGGTCTCGAAGGCGGAGAAAAGATCCGATTTCACCACGCGGGCAAACCGTTCGTTCGCCATCGCGTTGATTTCAGCAGCAGCCAGCGCCGCCGGATCGTTGTCCGAGAGCGTGAGTTCGTTGCCGGCGTCTGGCGGCGCCAGGGACAACCCGACGGCCCCGGTACCGCAGCCGATTTCCAGAATGGCCGCTTGACACGGCGACGCGCCGATGGCTTGGCGCATCAGATGTGTGCTCGATTGAGGCCAGGGGTGATACACATGCGAGGGCGCATAGATGGTCAGATCAGCGAAGGGGATGATCGCCGGATGCGACTGTTGCGCGATAAAATCCGCGTGTCCGGTATCGAGGGCGGATGATTCATGGGTGACGCCGAGCAGTTCCAAAGCGGCGTGGCTGGATATCCGGTGCTCTTCGACCTCGCGCAGCACGGCAGGAATGGCTCGAATGATGTCAGCGCTCAAGAAGCACCTCCCTGCGTTGCTGCGCCGCGATCTCAGCTTCATAGGCTTCACGCTCGCGCTTACGCGCTTCGTCATCGAGCCGCGAGGCTCGGCGAACATACAAGAATGCGGCCAACAGCATGGCAGCGGCCGTGAAGCACCAAAGGCCAAGCACGAAAGGGAGTTCGAGAAATAGCGACATGCGACGAGTCCGGAATGGGCTTGCCGACATTGTGTTTCCCGTGGAACCGCGCCAGATGTCTAAATAACCTCAAATCAGACGCTTATTCGTGTTTCTTAGGTATCCATGCGTGGAACCCGTCCCCGGATCGCCATGCATCGGGTTGCGCCAATGTGGCCGGGAATCGACCGACTTGACGTGACGACGAGTAAGCGGTATGTATAATAGCTAGTGAACAACGGCATCCACGGGCCGCTACCGTGGACATTGAGTAGATTGGTTTCTCCCGCATTCGATAGCGGGACGTTCGAGCAGCCTCCGCGCTGGGTGACATGCGCCGGTCAGAAGAAGACACCGGCACACGCCACTCAGCGCACCCGTCGGCCTACGACGGGACAAGGAGGCATCATGCTTTCGTTATATCTCACGCCGGCTACGCGGGCATGGCTTAGCCAGCTTGCGCGTTCCCGCGACATCGTGTCATCCGTGGATCTTGTAGAAGAACTCGAGTATACCGGCCCCAACCAGGTCGACGCCGTTGCCGGACGCCTCCGGCAACGAGGCATTCAGCACGGGTTGCATCGCTTCTGTCCCCGCGGGCAGATAGCCACGCGCGATCTTGCCGTCGCTCTGCAAGACTGAGCAGCTCGCAGCCGATGGCGACCCGTCAAATACCGACAATCACGGCAGAATCAATCTGTCGTGATTTTTGTGGCTTTTGAGATATAGATTCGCCAGTTTGGAAAGTTTGATCCATGCGAGACGCCTATCGGCGTCTCGTGCTTTTAAGACCTCGTTTTCTCCGTTTCCGGCTCCCGCCGGCTGTAACCCCGTCGCGCATCGTGCGCGGACCGGCTTACAGGGCCAACGCCCCGCCCGACGGCGCGCTGCCGTCACATCAAAGCCAACGGAGCTTACCTATGATGAACGTCATCAAACGCGAAGGCACAATCGTGCCCTTCGACAGAACCCGCATCGAGGTTGCCGTCACCAAGGCCTTTCTCGATGTCGAAAACCGCAAGGGTGAGGAACCTGGCCGGCGCATCAAGGAGATCGCTTCTGCGATCACCGACGACGTGATGGCCGCACTGGATCGTCACCCCGACCGCACACCTCATATCGAGGATATCCAGGACCAGGTGGAACTGGCGCTGATGCGCGCCGGAGAACACAAGGTCGCGCGCGCTTACGTGCTTTATCGCGAACGCCGCGCAGCCGAACGTCCGAAACCGCAGGACCTGCTCGATCCCGGTCTTGCCATCCATATCAAGGACGCGAACGGCAAGGTCATGCCACTCGATGGCGAGATGCTGATTCGTCGAATCAATCTCGCCTGCGAAAATCTCGCGGGCGTCGAACCTTCCCGCGTGAGGGAATTGACAGTTAAAGGCTGCTACGAAGGCATGTCGATTTCGGACTTGGACCAGACGCTCGTCATGAGCGCCAGATCCCTGATCGAACGCGACCCGAATTACGCCTTTGTCGCTGGCCGATTGCTGCTCGACAACCTCTACACCGAAACAACCAGCCGGCTCATCGAGCCCGGCAAACGTCCGTCGCGCCTGGAAATGGCTTCGCTTTACCGGATCGGTTTCATGCAATACATCCGTGAAGGCGTACGTCTGGAACTGATCGACCCTGTGCTGGCTGATTACAATGTGTCAGCGCTGGCCGATGCCATCCAGCCGGAGCGCGATCTCAAGCTTGATTATCTGGGCCTGCAAACGCTGGCGGACAGGTATCTGATTCATCATGACGGGGTGCGTATCGAACTGCCGCAAATGCTGTTCATGCGCGTCGCCATGGGTCTTGCCATCAACGAGGTGGACCGCGAGACCAAGGCCGTCGAGTTCTACGAGCTGCTCTCCTCGCTCGACTTCATGAGTTCGACCCCGACCCTGTTCAACGCCGGCACCCTGCGCCCGCAGCTTTCGAGCTGCTACCTGACCACCGTGCCCGACGACCTCGACGGCATCTTCGCCGCGGTCAAGGACAACGCCCTGCTGTCCAAGTTCGCCGGCGGCCTCGGCAACGACTGGACCCGCGTGCGCGGCCTCGGCGCCCACATCAAGGGCACCAACGGCAAGAGCCAGGGCGTCGTGCCCTTCCTCAAGGTCGCCAACGATACCGCCGTGGCGGTCAACCAGGGCGGCAAGCGCAAGGGCGCGGTGTGCGCCTACCTCGAAACCTGGCACGTCGACGTCGAGGAATTCCTCGAACTGCGCAAGAACACCGGCGACGAGCGCCGCCGCACGCACGACATGAACACCGCCAACTGGATTCCCGACCTGTTCATGAAGCGCGTCGCCGAGGAAGGCGAGTGGACGCTGTTCTCGCCCAACGAGACGCCCGACCTGCACGACCTCGTCGGCACCGCCTTCGAGGCCCGCTACGCCGAGTACGAGGCCAAGGCCGCGCGCGGCGAGCTCAAGGTCTTCCGCAAGCTCAAGGCGGTCGACCTGTGGCGCAAGATGCTGTCCATGCTGTTCGAGACCGGGCACCCCTGGGTCGCCTTCAAGGACCCCTGCAATCTGCGTTCGCCGCAGCAGCACGTCGGCGTCGTGCACAGCTCGAATTTGTGTACCGAGATCACCCTCAACACCTCCGACGACGAGATCGCCGTGTGCAACCTCGGCAGCGTCAACCTCGCCCAGCACGTCACCGAGCAGGGACTGGACACCGCCAAGCTCGCGCGCACCATCAAGACCGCGATGCGCATGCTCGACAACGTCATCGACTACAACTACTACAGCGTGCCCCAGGCGCACCGCGCCAACCTGCGCCACCGTCCGGTGGGCTTAGGGCTCATGGGCTTCCAGGACGCCCTGTATAAGCTCCGCCTGCCCTACGCCAGCGAGGCCGCGGTCGAATTCGCCGACCGCTCCATGGAGGCCGTGTCCTACTACGCCATCAAGGCCTCAGCCGAACTGGCAAGGGAACGCGGTGCATACGAGTCGTTTGCAGGCTCGCTCTGGTCGAAAGGCATCCTGCCGATCGATTCCGTGGGATACGTAAGCAAGGCGCGAGGTGGATATTGCGATATGGACGATAGCGCAACGCTCGACTGGGATCGCATTCGCGAACTGGTGAAGGGCGGCATGCGCAACTCCAACACCATGGCCATCGCCCCGACCGCGACCATCTCCAACATCTGCGGCGTGTCGCAGTCGATCGAGCCGATTTACCAGAACCTGTACGTCAAATCGAATCTCTCCGGAGAATTCACGGTCGTCAATCGGTATCTGGTGGCGGACCTCAAGCAGCGGGATTTGTGGGACGAGGTCATGGTCAACGACCTCAAGTACTACGACGGTTCGGTCAACGCCATAGACCGCGTGCCGGACGACCTCAAGGCCCTCTACGCCACAGCCTTCGAGGTTGACCCGCGGTGGTTGGTTGAGGCTGCATCGCGCCGCCAGAAGTGGATCGATCAGGCCCAGTCGCTCAACCTGTACATGGCCGAGCCGTCCGGCAAGAAGCTGGACAACCTGTATAAGCTCGCCTGGGTGCGCGGCCTGAAAACGACGTATTACCTGAGAAGCCAGGCGGCAACTCAGGTTGAAAAATCCAATACGCGGGTCGAAGCCTTGCCGGAAAAAGCAGACGAACCCAAGGTTTGTTCCATCCTTGATCCGGACTGCGAAGCCTGTCAGTAAGCTTGTTCTATTCTGGCCCGGGGATTATCCCGGGCCAGCTTTCCAGACGCGCCGTGGCGGGTCTCGAAAGAGGCGCTTGATCTGTTTGCGCCAATACGTTAAAAGTGGAAAAGGCATCCGTGGGCCTTGCCACGGAATATCGCTTCCAGCATCCAGGCTGGAACAAAGCTCAATGTGATGACCTATATCGCCGTTTGGCGAATATCCATCTACCGCATCCTGCGGCATTCCCGATTTTTCTATGTCCGACATTGCCACCCCTATCCGTTATCCGCCGGATAAGGCTGTCGATTTCCACAAGACCGCCCCTCTTTAATCGGGCTCAATCATCCGGCGTGCACGCCGGATATCACCCGTCTGCGGGAGCATTCTCCTGTCGACGGGGAATCTTCCTATCCACTACGTGGACGGGATTTATTTTTCTCCTGGGGAGTAGTGGCCCCACGAGGAAATCATCATGAAAAAATATCTTTTGTTTCTTGCCCTGCCTGCGCTGATTTCTCTCGGAGGTTGCGCGAGCTATGGGTATCAATCGTATGGCACGGGTCTTAGGGCCATGCAGACGGAAACCGGTGTTGTGGTTCACGACGCCATGGTTCGCATCAATCCGGGTACGCAAAGCATCGGCACCATGGCCGGTGCCGGTATCGGCGGCATTGCTGCAGCCGGCGCAGCCCAGGGTTCTGGTCAGTTCGGTCAACTATTGGCTGGTGCGGTTGGCGCCCTGGTGGGCGGCACCGTGGGCAATGCTGTGCAACAGCAAGCCACAGGGCCGGCGCAACAGGTCACGGTAGAACTGCCGGACCGACAGTTGATAACGGTGGTCGAACAAGGATCGATGCTTCATTTGGGTGAGCGTGTGGGTATTTCTTACTCGCCCAGCGGCCGAGCCAGAGTTTTTCCTATGTGATTTATCTTCACACCCCCGTCGTTCCGGGATCGCGTAACTTGATTATGCCTTCCCGAACGGAGGAAGGCGTGAGGACACTCACATGACCGCTCTCATTTTCATGACTGCCACCATTATCGGCATGGTCATCGCTATTCCCGTCATTCGCGTAAAGCGAATCTTTCTCGGGTAATCACTGCTTCCGCGGGGCCTTCGGCCCCGCTTTTCACGGTGCTCACAAGCTTCGCGAAAAGCGATTTACGCGGAGCCGGACCGTTATTACTCCGGCCTATTCAATCCCCAAAAGGAGAAACAACCATGCAAATGGTCATTGCACTCGGAAACCTCGGAAAGGACCCCGAGATCCGTTACTCACAAAGCGGCATGCCGGTCGCGAATGTGTCGCTCGCCTGCAGCGAGAAATGGACGGACAAACAGTCCGGAGAACAGGTCGAGAAGACCGAATGGCTCAATCTCGTTGCGTTCGGACGCACAGCCGAAATCATGGGTGAATATCTCAAGAAAGGTTCGAAGATATTCATTCAAGGCAAGCTGCAGACCGACAAGTACGAGAAGGACGGCCAGACCCGATATGTGACAAAGGTTGTCGTTAGATCCATGCAGATGCTTGGCCAGCCGTCGGGTGGTAATGGCAACGACGGTGAGAAGCACCGCGGAGCGAATCAGCAAAATTCGCGTTCGGCGCCTCAGCCCGCCCATGCCGGTCATTCGGCCGATTCCGGCGCTCCGGATTTCGACTTCGACGACGATATTCCGTTCTGAATGGCACGTTTTTAGGAATCGTTGACCAAACAGGAGAAATCCATGAACGCCGTCCCAGCAAAAACTCAACCGCCTGCTTGGCGGCTCATGATCGCCCAAACCGAAGCCGCGTACACCGATATCGTGCGCGGCGCGGGGACGGGACTTAGTTATTCCGCCGAACAGGTGTTCGCCGTGCAAGCCTGCATGACGAACGATTTTCTTGCGGATACCGCTTCCAGGAATCCTCAGAGTCTCCGGCTTGCCATGCTCAATTCCGCAGCCGTCGGGCTGACTTTGAATCCGGCCGAAAAGCTGGCCTATCTCGTCCCGAGAGACGGGCGGGTCGTGCTCGATATCTCGTACCGGGGACTCATCAAGATCGCCGTCGATATCGGCAGCATTCAGTGGGCCAAGGCCGAGCTTGTATACAAGAACGACCAGTTCAAATCACTCGGCCCGGGCCAGTTGCCGGAGCATGTCTTCGACCCGTTCGAGGACGACCGTGGAGAGTTCATCGGCGCCTACTGCGTGGCCAAGCTGGCCGATGGCAGTTGGCTGACCGAGATCATGCGCGCCTCAGAAATCTGGAAGACGCGCGACATGTCTCAGGCCTGGGTCAAAAGCAAGAAGGGCCCGTGGGCCGATTGGCCCGACGAGATGATCAAGAAGACGGTCATCAAGCGTGCCAGCAAGACCTGGCCTGCCAGCGGCGGACGCCTCGCCAAAGCCATCCACCTGCTCAATGAACAGGGGGAAGGTCTGGCGCCCGAGCATCTGGCGCTCAATGCACTTGATTCGCCTGAAGAAGGCGACCCGGAGAAGGCCGGTGAAAAGGCCCGGAACACCGTGACCCGTGCGCTCAACCAGGCCGCAGAAAATGGTATGTGGGCTGCCGCCGAACAGTATTTCCGAGATCGCTTCAAGAACCAGGACGAGCTTGCGTACGCGTTGCGCGAACTCGATAACCGGAAACAGGCATTGCCTGCCGAAGCCGGTTCTTCCGACGAAAGCGGGGACGACCCCGCCTAATCCAACTTCCATGCCTGCCCCGAATCATCGGGGCAGGCTTCTCTTAGGCCCTTGGCCCGTATTCGAAACATCGCGTTCCGAATGCGTTTCTCGCTCCGGCGACTGCGCGCATCTCCTTTCATCAAGGCATCGGCCGCCTCATCACAGGCCGAAAGGAGAGAGCATGAGAGTCCTGCACAAACACCAGGATGACAGTCTGCCGGATCTGTTCGCGGATGCCGGCATGTTGCTTCTCGGTTCGGGCGATGAATATTTCGACTGGGACGAGAAAGCCGTACACATCGTCAGGACCCGACTGCTGGAAACCAGCATGCGGGATCTTGCGGACCCACGGAACGGCACATCGACATTCGAGGACATCCTCGACTGGATGGGCCTGGATTCTGGGAATCCCTTTTCATTCCGCCGTTGCGTCGAGGAATACGCCCGCGAATTCGGGATGGATACGCTCGAAGCAATGGAATCCATCAAGGAGGAAGCACGCAACAGTTACCTACGGACCATCGGGAGGTTGTATGAGCGCACAACTGAAGTCGTTGCCGGAACGGACGGAATATCGTCATGTTCCGATCGGCGAGAGAGCTGCCGGGAGGTGGCCTGATATCTTCGCCGCGCTCGCTCCCGATCTGGGGCCGGCGCTAGGCAAATACGGTAAGCATGTCTCCTGTCCGATTCATGGTGGGCGCGATGGGTTCAGGCTTTATGCGGACCCTAGACGCAGCCTGTACGGGCAGGCAGTGTGCAATACCTGTGGCTCGTTTATCAATGGTTTCGTGCTGCTCTCCGCCTTGTACGGGTGGAGCATCTCTGAAACCTATCAGCGAGTCGATCTGGTGCTGGCCGGGTTGCCGGCCGAATCCGGGGTGCGGATAGAGAAACTGCTGAAACGCTTCAAACAAGAGGATGCGCTAAAGCGCCGCCTCGCATTGTCGGACGCAGTCCAGACTTTGAAGAGCAGCAAGCCCGTATGGGCAAGCATGACATGGCCATTGCGCCGCTATCTGGATGAACGTGGTATCCCCATGCATCTGGCCTACCCTTATCTGGGGAGCGATGTCCGCTACCATCCGGAATTGCCTTATTTCGAGGGCGGACGGGAAGTCGATCGGTTCCCGGCACTGCTTGCGATCGCGCGCAACCGGGATGGCAAACCTTGCTTTCTGCACCGGTCTTGGCTCGCCAAAAATGGGCACGGCAAGGCGCCGGTATCCTGCCCACGAAAGACCACCACGTTTTTCCGCAAGCAGGATGGGGCGGCCATTCGCCTAGGCGGACATTTCGGCTCTCAAGGCGACGT comes from the Acidihalobacter yilgarnensis genome and includes:
- a CDS encoding methyltransferase, translated to MLREVEEHRISSHAALELLGVTHESSALDTGHADFIAQQSHPAIIPFADLTIYAPSHVYHPWPQSSTHLMRQAIGASPCQAAILEIGCGTGAVGLSLAPPDAGNELTLSDNDPAALAAAEINAMANERFARVVKSDLFSAFETGRQWDLIVFNAPLLFAAPGGLCHAMAIDTDGKLIKRFMHELPARLKPAGSAYVAWAEGQGLDLPVLAEKQNLTTQVRATDRRGSGIVVNILEVKHA
- a CDS encoding ribonucleoside-diphosphate reductase subunit alpha, with translation MRGPAYRANAPPDGALPSHQSQRSLPMMNVIKREGTIVPFDRTRIEVAVTKAFLDVENRKGEEPGRRIKEIASAITDDVMAALDRHPDRTPHIEDIQDQVELALMRAGEHKVARAYVLYRERRAAERPKPQDLLDPGLAIHIKDANGKVMPLDGEMLIRRINLACENLAGVEPSRVRELTVKGCYEGMSISDLDQTLVMSARSLIERDPNYAFVAGRLLLDNLYTETTSRLIEPGKRPSRLEMASLYRIGFMQYIREGVRLELIDPVLADYNVSALADAIQPERDLKLDYLGLQTLADRYLIHHDGVRIELPQMLFMRVAMGLAINEVDRETKAVEFYELLSSLDFMSSTPTLFNAGTLRPQLSSCYLTTVPDDLDGIFAAVKDNALLSKFAGGLGNDWTRVRGLGAHIKGTNGKSQGVVPFLKVANDTAVAVNQGGKRKGAVCAYLETWHVDVEEFLELRKNTGDERRRTHDMNTANWIPDLFMKRVAEEGEWTLFSPNETPDLHDLVGTAFEARYAEYEAKAARGELKVFRKLKAVDLWRKMLSMLFETGHPWVAFKDPCNLRSPQQHVGVVHSSNLCTEITLNTSDDEIAVCNLGSVNLAQHVTEQGLDTAKLARTIKTAMRMLDNVIDYNYYSVPQAHRANLRHRPVGLGLMGFQDALYKLRLPYASEAAVEFADRSMEAVSYYAIKASAELARERGAYESFAGSLWSKGILPIDSVGYVSKARGGYCDMDDSATLDWDRIRELVKGGMRNSNTMAIAPTATISNICGVSQSIEPIYQNLYVKSNLSGEFTVVNRYLVADLKQRDLWDEVMVNDLKYYDGSVNAIDRVPDDLKALYATAFEVDPRWLVEAASRRQKWIDQAQSLNLYMAEPSGKKLDNLYKLAWVRGLKTTYYLRSQAATQVEKSNTRVEALPEKADEPKVCSILDPDCEACQ
- a CDS encoding single-stranded DNA-binding protein; translation: MQMVIALGNLGKDPEIRYSQSGMPVANVSLACSEKWTDKQSGEQVEKTEWLNLVAFGRTAEIMGEYLKKGSKIFIQGKLQTDKYEKDGQTRYVTKVVVRSMQMLGQPSGGNGNDGEKHRGANQQNSRSAPQPAHAGHSADSGAPDFDFDDDIPF
- a CDS encoding RecT family recombinase; this translates as MNAVPAKTQPPAWRLMIAQTEAAYTDIVRGAGTGLSYSAEQVFAVQACMTNDFLADTASRNPQSLRLAMLNSAAVGLTLNPAEKLAYLVPRDGRVVLDISYRGLIKIAVDIGSIQWAKAELVYKNDQFKSLGPGQLPEHVFDPFEDDRGEFIGAYCVAKLADGSWLTEIMRASEIWKTRDMSQAWVKSKKGPWADWPDEMIKKTVIKRASKTWPASGGRLAKAIHLLNEQGEGLAPEHLALNALDSPEEGDPEKAGEKARNTVTRALNQAAENGMWAAAEQYFRDRFKNQDELAYALRELDNRKQALPAEAGSSDESGDDPA
- a CDS encoding DUF7146 domain-containing protein, which codes for MSAQLKSLPERTEYRHVPIGERAAGRWPDIFAALAPDLGPALGKYGKHVSCPIHGGRDGFRLYADPRRSLYGQAVCNTCGSFINGFVLLSALYGWSISETYQRVDLVLAGLPAESGVRIEKLLKRFKQEDALKRRLALSDAVQTLKSSKPVWASMTWPLRRYLDERGIPMHLAYPYLGSDVRYHPELPYFEGGREVDRFPALLAIARNRDGKPCFLHRSWLAKNGHGKAPVSCPRKTTTFFRKQDGAAIRLGGHFGSQGDVAEGIETALSVAIAVERPVWSLVNTSLMSAWSPPDEHCPRQITIWGDKDVKQAGEQAAEALSRNLKDKGLFVSARFPETPIPRDAKSVDWNDVIMNLGVEGFRNTYLWGF